The following proteins come from a genomic window of Trifolium pratense cultivar HEN17-A07 linkage group LG4, ARS_RC_1.1, whole genome shotgun sequence:
- the LOC123922896 gene encoding uncharacterized protein LOC123922896 translates to MSKPAKFISEGGSSTRPPLFEGNDYYYWKDKMELFLRSQDNYMWSVIENGEYTPLAKDSTTPKPQAEWTTTEADRVLLNTKAQLFIKSALCREEYDRIMQCKNAKEMWDTLKTHHEGTSRVKETRIDIGVRKFELFEMKEDESIDQMYGRFTIIINELNSLGKTYTTHERVRKILRCLPKEWRHIVTAITESKTLSEVKMEDLIGSLKAHEAILQEDKSPKKKMIALDSQSEECFQQNEIFSSKDLIDEDNEEEFALLSRRIQRLMMRRNQMRRTFPNKRNGVKSEVDMSRIQCYGCNQFGHYKSDCPKFKRPPAKKSMMATWDELDELPEEEEQEANVCLMTRSETQEVNPETCSSCQKTEHLFDNLFYDSLNLNKKCDQLQEEVIKISKEKDEYKTENELLKNIIKNMEIAHKRKLEELKENQQIDSNIQEENKILKKNVSKLENDITKFVKSTKTFENILGSQKNSFSKSGLGFETYNNQRIYNKFFVPNKPIYKCSYCHKEGHLEPFCYRKSRQQNYHRKYFSERSQNILKKQTRNSSYQHKKSHYNTNHQGPRKIWVPKSMPKTNAGMSSHSQ, encoded by the coding sequence atGTCAAAACCTGCAAAGTTTATTTCAGAAGGTGGATCATCAACTAGGCCACCACTATTTGAAGGAAATGACTACTACTACTGGAAAGATAAAATGGAGCTATTCCTAAGATCACAAGATAACTACATGTGGTCAGTGATTGAAAATGGAGAATACACACCATTGGCAAAAGATTCTACCACTCCAAAGCCTCAAGCTGAATGGACAACCACTGAAGCAGACAGGGTACTTTTAAAtactaaagctcaattatttattaaaagtgctttgtgcagggaagaatatgacaggATCATGCAATGCAAAAATGCTAAAGAAATGTGGGATACTCTCAAAACTCATCATGAAGGAACCAGTCGTGTCAAAGAAACAAGAATTGATATTGGTGTAAGAAAGTTTGAGTTATTTGAGATGAAGGAAGATGAATCCATTGATCAGATGTATGGAAGATTCACTATCATCATAAATGAACTCAACTCTCTTGGAAAAACATACACCACACATGAAAGAGTAAGAAAGATACTAAGATGTCTACCTAAAGAATGGAGGCATATAGTAACAGCCATCACAGAGTCAAAAACTCTCTCTGAAGTTAAAATGGAGGACTTAATTGGTtctttaaaagctcatgaagcaATACTTCAAGAGGATAAATCtccaaagaaaaagatgattgcATTAGATTCTCAATCAGAAGAATGCTTTCAGCAAAATGAAATCTTCTCTAGCAAAGATCTGATTGATGAAGACAATGAAGAAGAATTTGCACTTCTGTCAAGAAGAATTCAAAGACTCATGATGAGAAGGAATCAAATGAGGAGAACATTTCCAAATAAAAGAAATGGTGTAAAATCTGAAGTTGACATGAGCAGAATCCAATGTTATGGATGCAACCAATTTGGACACTACAAAAGTGATTGTCCAAAATTCAAAAGACCTCCTGccaagaaatcaatgatggCAACCTGGGATGAACTAGATGAACTcccagaagaagaagagcaagaagCAAATGTATGTCTTATGACAAGATCAGAAACACAAGAGGTAAACCCTGAAACTTGCTCTTCATGTCAAAAAACTGAACACCTCTTTGATAATCTTTTTTATGATAGCTtaaatctaaataaaaaatgtgatcAACTTCAGGAAGAAGTAATCAAAATTTctaaagaaaaagatgaatataaaactgaaaatgaattattaaaaaacataattaaaaacatgGAAATTGCtcataaaagaaaattagaagaacttaaagaaaatcaacaaattGATTCTAACAtacaagaagaaaacaaaatactaaAGAAGAATgtttcaaaacttgaaaatgataTAACCAAATTTGTAAAGTCTActaaaacttttgaaaatattttaggaTCTCAGAAAAATAGTTTTAGTAAATCAGGCCTAGGTTTTGAAACTTACAATAATCAAAGAATTTACAATAAGTTTTTTGTTCCTAATAAACctatatacaaatgctcttactGTCATAAAGAAGGACATCTTGAacctttttgttatagaaaATCTAGACAACAAAATTATCATAGGAAATACTTTTCAGAACGATCTCAGAACATTCTTAAAAAACAGACTAGAAACTCTTCTTATCAACATAAGAAGAGTCATTATAACACTAACCATCAAGGACCCAGAAAGATATGGGTACCTAAAAGCATGCCAAAAACAAATGCAGGAATGTCTTCTCACAGTCAATAA